The proteins below are encoded in one region of Paenibacillus albus:
- a CDS encoding diguanylate cyclase translates to MIQSNRDETGLLSQERLMNHSKRLYVEELFSKLHQLQQLCAADDIEISLDKAAEIYRIVHSIKGSASTIGFKRIGEIAQQMLSSWHWARKVTLAAVLEEYDGAFTLQLYQGSALVSMPLLCALEAEIDASASLIASLQQEVPPVPIEGQGGHTELLPGARRILIIDDDAGLRTYLAERLELEDYRVDMASNVQEAMTLLRGGSYQLITLDLMMYPQSGYEILHMLKNDRAIRVVPMIVLSGINDTEDKVRCLDMGVDDYVSKPFDYEELSARIRRILQRNREFEWIAFRDPLTGLYNRRFFDCQIEVELSRMSRKPANISIVLLDVDHFKKVNDTYGHQIGDLVLQHFGQLLQKSLRTSDIVARWGGEEFVVIMPNTTDSDAYKAIGSILQKVQNSPIVTTGERSYSITFSAGISQWRVGLTVEQWIQRADYALYKAKHLGRNRMCKISSKLRTDPSISGSESVKKVIVAKDDRVLRMIMVDNLVNSGYQTLEAQDGEMAYRMLMSEDADLCILDCVMPVLNGLQVLKRMKDEGSRPVRTKIMFATGHDQSDMAKECFALGADQFITKPFSMQDFERKVSSLME, encoded by the coding sequence TGTATGTAGAAGAGCTGTTTAGTAAGCTTCATCAGCTGCAGCAATTGTGCGCAGCTGATGATATAGAGATTTCATTGGATAAAGCAGCTGAGATATACCGCATCGTGCATTCGATAAAAGGGAGCGCGTCGACAATCGGGTTCAAGCGGATCGGTGAAATCGCGCAGCAAATGCTCTCCAGCTGGCATTGGGCGAGGAAAGTCACGCTGGCGGCGGTTCTGGAAGAATATGATGGCGCCTTCACCCTGCAGCTGTATCAGGGCAGCGCGCTTGTGTCGATGCCGCTGCTGTGCGCGCTGGAAGCGGAGATTGATGCATCCGCGAGCCTCATTGCTTCACTTCAGCAGGAGGTGCCACCTGTACCGATCGAAGGGCAAGGCGGCCATACAGAGCTGCTTCCTGGGGCGAGAAGGATTCTCATTATTGATGACGATGCCGGACTTCGCACTTACTTGGCCGAGCGGCTTGAACTTGAAGATTACCGGGTCGATATGGCATCGAATGTGCAAGAAGCGATGACTTTGCTGCGGGGCGGCAGCTACCAGCTGATTACGCTCGATCTTATGATGTATCCGCAAAGCGGGTACGAAATTCTGCATATGCTCAAGAATGACCGGGCGATTCGCGTAGTGCCGATGATTGTGCTGTCAGGCATCAATGATACCGAGGATAAAGTTCGCTGCCTGGATATGGGCGTCGATGATTATGTCAGCAAGCCGTTCGACTACGAAGAGCTTAGCGCGCGAATTCGGAGGATTTTGCAGCGAAACCGAGAGTTCGAATGGATTGCGTTCCGTGATCCGCTCACCGGCTTGTACAATCGGCGATTCTTCGACTGTCAGATTGAAGTTGAGCTTAGCCGGATGAGCCGTAAGCCGGCGAATATCTCGATTGTGCTGCTTGATGTGGATCATTTTAAAAAAGTGAACGATACATATGGGCATCAGATTGGCGACCTGGTCCTGCAGCATTTTGGCCAGCTTCTTCAAAAAAGTTTGCGTACCTCTGATATTGTGGCGCGTTGGGGCGGAGAAGAATTCGTCGTTATTATGCCGAATACGACCGATTCGGATGCCTACAAGGCGATCGGCTCCATCCTGCAAAAGGTGCAGAATTCGCCGATTGTGACAACCGGGGAGCGGAGCTACTCCATCACGTTCTCGGCCGGTATTTCGCAGTGGCGGGTGGGGCTTACCGTCGAGCAGTGGATTCAGCGGGCGGATTATGCGCTATATAAAGCGAAGCATCTGGGACGTAACCGCATGTGCAAAATCTCAAGCAAGCTTCGTACCGATCCGTCGATATCCGGCTCCGAGTCTGTTAAGAAGGTTATCGTCGCTAAGGATGACCGGGTACTTCGAATGATTATGGTCGATAATTTGGTTAATTCCGGCTACCAGACACTGGAAGCTCAAGATGGCGAGATGGCATACCGCATGCTGATGAGCGAGGATGCGGATTTGTGCATATTGGATTGCGTTATGCCGGTGTTGAATGGTCTTCAGGTGCTGAAGCGAATGAAGGATGAAGGCTCGCGGCCTGTACGAACCAAGATCATGTTCGCAACCGGTCACGATCAATCTGATATGGCAAAAGAGTGCTTTGCGCTTGGTGCGGACCAGTTCATAACGAAGCCTTTCTCGATGCAGGACTTCGAGCGAAAGGTGAGCAGCCTTATGGAATAG